The following are encoded in a window of Roseivirga sp. BDSF3-8 genomic DNA:
- a CDS encoding alpha/beta fold hydrolase has product MRPGEVKAEMDLKMKASDVRYLLTVVLLLTGTALSLAQEAEIRLLQTDLSNYEYPYEVKHLRLDVQEQMLEMAYMDVQPDNYNGKNVLLLHGKNFNGAYWETTIEALTAEGFRVIVPDQIGFGKSTKPEYFQYSFHTLAMNTKSLLDTLDISRTTVLGHSMGGMLATRFSLMYPDLTEKLVLVNPIGLEDYKLKVPYKPVSWWNDNELKKDYEAIKQYQKENYYDGNWKPAYNEWVNMLAGWTLNDNYPLIAWNAALTYDMILTQPVVYEFGELTMPTLLIIGTRDRTALGKPLVSEEVRATMGLYDELGEQTKEKIPDAQLVELEGIGHLPHIEAFDRFIGPLVDFLKE; this is encoded by the coding sequence ATGAGGCCCGGGGAAGTTAAGGCTGAAATGGATTTGAAAATGAAAGCTTCTGACGTACGTTACTTACTGACTGTGGTACTACTACTAACTGGCACTGCACTGTCTCTTGCCCAAGAGGCTGAGATCCGGCTGCTGCAGACTGACCTCAGCAATTATGAATACCCTTACGAGGTAAAGCATCTCAGGCTTGATGTGCAGGAACAAATGCTGGAAATGGCGTATATGGATGTGCAACCGGATAATTACAATGGGAAAAACGTATTACTGCTTCACGGCAAGAACTTTAACGGGGCTTATTGGGAAACGACTATCGAGGCGCTTACGGCGGAAGGGTTTCGCGTGATTGTGCCGGACCAGATTGGCTTCGGCAAATCTACCAAACCTGAATACTTTCAGTACAGCTTTCATACGCTGGCAATGAATACGAAAAGCCTACTCGATACGCTCGATATTAGCCGTACCACGGTGCTGGGCCATTCTATGGGGGGCATGCTGGCCACCCGCTTTTCCTTAATGTACCCGGACCTAACGGAGAAGCTGGTGCTGGTAAACCCTATTGGCCTGGAAGATTATAAGTTAAAGGTCCCTTACAAGCCGGTAAGCTGGTGGAATGACAATGAGTTGAAGAAGGACTACGAGGCTATCAAGCAGTACCAGAAGGAAAACTACTATGATGGCAACTGGAAGCCGGCCTATAATGAATGGGTAAATATGCTAGCGGGATGGACCTTAAATGATAATTACCCCTTGATCGCATGGAATGCGGCACTTACGTATGATATGATCCTGACGCAGCCGGTGGTGTATGAGTTTGGAGAGCTGACTATGCCCACTCTTCTCATAATTGGCACGCGTGACCGGACGGCTCTGGGCAAACCCCTGGTAAGTGAAGAGGTGCGGGCTACTATGGGGCTATACGATGAACTCGGCGAACAGACTAAGGAAAAAATACCCGATGCGCAACTGGTGGAGTTGGAGGGCATCGGGCATCTTCCGCATATAGAAGCATTTGACCGGTTTATAGGTCCTTTAGTCGATTTTCTGAAGGAATAG
- a CDS encoding T9SS type A sorting domain-containing protein, translating to MRKIYLFILLTMTVGTVLGQKAMELQRYQAPGDPNLDPNWDWTVSSPVTMYYSPNGSTVTQINNRYVPFWTSGNELAADKDMHPEDGWVLAWKDFGTPTDAPALPFFVLYNKYRGTLRFMIYNATNISHTFFKGELSFRNDSDKYPLFTHTAKDKVFGWDFNDTQTEVYLGEGAAYNNWFYLDFVMFGYRDNMSFGNTILHLEVHGVDESQVSLNGSISLEQQLKESTVGNGKDVGESVIGALEKGHKYYKGVENFRSDMEKAGTKHKDDTWWGQPLLNVMSAGVSTALPVVGGVVGLISSFIGGKSTPAPREPISFLGEMDLSGKITTTVPLLNADFKLSPGNQAPDKYSTVQAIDWGVFSALFPPRIQVTQVEECREDWYYGNLTCYNSHGVLEMHQQVMPYDFNNDIGMSIVSMEAAYVWDNKEGFDYLPWSTFKTKSYQIGYYDEPDGISYKITFKINSPTINSDDEIVMVKTIPIDLTYLRGCEGDCRYRVAQNDGPNKVKEELPLSQEVTLHPNPATDQVTVSIPATVAGNGQVMLMDAMGRKVLSERISLLPGMTSYQLQADQVGALEAGIYMVVIKTPSGLYKNKLIIE from the coding sequence ATGAGAAAGATTTACCTGTTTATCTTACTGACTATGACAGTCGGTACTGTACTCGGGCAAAAGGCCATGGAGCTGCAACGCTACCAGGCACCCGGTGACCCAAACCTTGATCCCAACTGGGACTGGACGGTTAGCAGTCCCGTAACCATGTATTACTCGCCAAACGGGTCTACCGTCACCCAAATTAATAACCGCTATGTACCCTTCTGGACCAGTGGAAACGAACTGGCAGCTGATAAGGACATGCACCCCGAGGATGGTTGGGTCCTGGCCTGGAAGGACTTCGGTACCCCCACCGATGCCCCTGCCTTACCCTTCTTTGTATTATATAATAAGTACCGTGGCACCCTGCGATTCATGATCTATAATGCCACCAATATCTCCCATACTTTCTTTAAAGGGGAGTTGTCCTTCCGTAACGATTCAGATAAGTATCCACTGTTTACCCATACCGCCAAGGATAAGGTATTTGGCTGGGACTTTAACGATACCCAGACAGAAGTATACCTGGGCGAAGGAGCCGCCTACAACAATTGGTTCTACCTCGACTTTGTCATGTTCGGATACAGGGATAATATGAGCTTTGGCAATACCATCCTGCACCTCGAGGTACACGGTGTGGATGAATCACAGGTATCCCTGAATGGCTCAATAAGCCTCGAACAACAGCTTAAAGAGTCCACGGTAGGTAATGGCAAAGATGTGGGTGAGTCTGTCATTGGTGCCCTTGAAAAAGGACACAAATACTACAAAGGCGTGGAAAACTTCCGTAGTGATATGGAAAAGGCCGGAACCAAGCATAAAGATGATACCTGGTGGGGGCAGCCCCTTCTGAATGTTATGTCAGCAGGTGTATCTACCGCTTTGCCCGTCGTTGGTGGTGTGGTGGGGCTCATCTCATCTTTTATTGGGGGCAAAAGCACACCTGCTCCCCGCGAGCCGATTAGCTTCCTTGGGGAGATGGATCTTTCCGGAAAAATTACCACCACCGTTCCTCTCCTCAATGCCGATTTCAAGCTTTCACCGGGTAACCAGGCGCCCGATAAGTACAGTACAGTGCAGGCTATTGACTGGGGTGTTTTTAGCGCGTTGTTTCCGCCACGCATACAAGTGACGCAGGTAGAAGAGTGCCGTGAGGACTGGTACTACGGTAACCTCACCTGCTACAACAGCCACGGCGTGCTGGAGATGCATCAGCAGGTGATGCCTTACGATTTCAATAACGATATCGGCATGAGCATTGTAAGCATGGAAGCAGCCTACGTGTGGGATAACAAAGAAGGCTTCGACTACCTGCCCTGGAGCACCTTCAAAACCAAGTCTTACCAGATCGGCTACTATGATGAGCCCGATGGTATTTCGTATAAGATTACCTTTAAGATCAATAGCCCTACCATTAACTCTGATGATGAGATCGTAATGGTAAAGACCATTCCTATTGACCTGACATATCTGCGAGGCTGTGAAGGAGACTGCCGCTACCGTGTGGCGCAGAACGATGGCCCCAATAAAGTCAAGGAAGAACTGCCGCTGTCCCAAGAGGTTACCTTACACCCCAACCCCGCTACTGACCAGGTCACCGTAAGTATACCAGCCACCGTGGCAGGTAATGGCCAGGTCATGCTGATGGATGCGATGGGCAGAAAGGTATTGAGTGAGAGAATATCACTATTGCCTGGCATGACAAGCTACCAGCTACAGGCAGACCAGGTAGGGGCGCTCGAAGCCGGAATCTATATGGTAGTAATAAAAACCCCTTCCGGTTTGTATAAGAACAAACTTATTATAGAATAG
- a CDS encoding DUF2339 domain-containing protein — MSHEHDKYSALMKRLDYLLDKQNDLLAEIMNVRSEVRSMKAEDAPAPLHKEQSSPEESGPESAAKPVTPHVSPVAQDRKPQPVPTPSGKTAPGMTRKKPVAKTPRIDIESWIGQNLISKIGIAITVIGVAIGVKYSIDHNLISPVLRMVTGYLIGGGLIAIGYRLRRKFENYSAILVSGGIATLYLVTFSAYNFFDLIPQGLAFSIMLLLTVYGIYTAISYNKQVIAHIGLVGAYAVPILLSDGSGRVEVLFSYVAIINVGILVLAYRKYWTALNYSSLLITWLLYSGWLLDGYIQEEHFALALTFLTITFLTFYAMFLVYKVTRKKEFLLEDVFLLLGNSLIYYMISNLLISNYTPAEPYLGLFTLGNAFVHLLAAIIIFRQRVDQKVFYFAAGLAGTFITIAIPIQLDGTTVTLLWSLEGAVLFAIGRIRKAGFYEMFAYPLLIIAFASLLLDWRAGYDQFSFYNQEGYITPIFNIYFFSTLIFALASGTAVFLSQKCTLYGSNKLRELAEPLGVFLSVLLIVTVYNMFRLEIANAISQAYAQALIAADGMDDASPYGKVHDPYLYSLILQFAYSVVFIALLAFLNLTKLRKRALSSVTIVLHYITAGLFVLMVLYSLGELRDHFQRGLPPITIMPPYFPIYGRYLIMAIMAGSTIMARKQLLQFSKTSHLPRFFILSIHLMVLWTLSSELIHWMDLAGYDANYKLALSILWGCYALFLIIIGMKQNRKYLRISAFTLFGVTLFKVFVYDLESLNTVSRTIVFVSLGVLLLISSFLYNKYKDLLLGEEETEPLNNPAEPIPSENRLKDL; from the coding sequence ATGAGCCACGAACATGATAAGTATAGCGCGCTGATGAAGCGGCTGGATTACCTGCTTGATAAACAGAACGACCTTCTCGCCGAGATCATGAACGTTCGTTCTGAAGTAAGATCAATGAAAGCAGAGGATGCCCCTGCCCCCTTACACAAGGAGCAGTCCTCACCTGAAGAGTCCGGCCCTGAGTCTGCTGCCAAGCCTGTTACACCCCATGTATCCCCTGTAGCACAGGACCGGAAACCCCAACCTGTGCCAACTCCTTCCGGAAAGACAGCCCCGGGGATGACGCGGAAAAAGCCAGTGGCAAAAACCCCCCGTATCGATATAGAAAGCTGGATAGGTCAGAACCTCATCAGCAAGATAGGCATCGCCATTACCGTTATCGGGGTGGCCATCGGAGTTAAGTACTCCATTGATCATAACCTGATCAGCCCCGTTTTGCGGATGGTCACAGGCTACCTGATAGGAGGGGGCCTCATCGCAATCGGCTACCGGCTCAGGCGTAAGTTTGAGAACTACAGTGCTATACTGGTAAGCGGCGGCATCGCCACCCTCTACCTCGTTACCTTCAGTGCATATAACTTCTTTGACCTTATCCCCCAGGGCCTGGCCTTTAGTATTATGCTCCTGCTTACCGTCTATGGTATTTACACCGCCATCAGCTACAATAAGCAAGTCATAGCTCATATAGGCCTGGTAGGCGCCTATGCCGTCCCGATACTCCTCAGTGATGGCAGCGGCCGCGTAGAGGTCCTGTTCAGCTACGTGGCTATTATCAATGTAGGCATACTCGTACTTGCCTACCGTAAGTACTGGACAGCCCTCAATTACAGTTCACTGCTTATTACCTGGCTGCTATACAGCGGGTGGCTGCTGGACGGTTACATACAGGAAGAGCATTTTGCTCTGGCCCTTACCTTCCTTACCATTACCTTCCTTACCTTTTATGCCATGTTTCTGGTGTATAAAGTCACAAGGAAAAAAGAGTTTTTACTTGAAGATGTATTCCTCCTACTAGGTAACAGCCTGATCTATTACATGATCAGTAACCTGCTTATAAGCAATTACACCCCGGCTGAACCATACCTGGGTCTTTTTACCCTGGGCAATGCATTCGTTCACTTACTTGCAGCCATAATCATCTTCCGCCAGCGGGTGGATCAAAAAGTATTTTACTTTGCCGCCGGGCTTGCCGGCACCTTCATCACTATCGCTATTCCTATACAACTGGATGGCACCACCGTAACCCTGCTATGGTCCCTGGAGGGCGCTGTGCTGTTTGCTATAGGCCGCATCCGTAAGGCCGGATTCTATGAAATGTTTGCCTACCCCCTCCTTATTATCGCCTTTGCCAGCCTCTTGCTGGACTGGAGAGCAGGTTATGATCAGTTTAGCTTCTATAACCAGGAAGGCTATATCACCCCCATTTTTAATATCTACTTTTTCAGCACACTTATATTTGCCTTAGCCTCAGGCACCGCTGTTTTTCTGTCGCAAAAGTGTACCCTATATGGCAGTAATAAGTTACGTGAGCTGGCAGAACCCCTGGGTGTATTTCTCAGCGTATTACTGATCGTTACCGTATATAATATGTTCCGGCTTGAGATAGCCAATGCCATAAGCCAGGCATATGCACAGGCCCTCATTGCTGCCGATGGCATGGACGATGCCAGCCCCTATGGCAAAGTGCATGATCCTTATCTTTACAGTCTGATCCTGCAGTTTGCTTATAGTGTCGTATTTATTGCGCTGCTGGCCTTTCTAAATCTCACTAAATTGCGCAAAAGGGCCTTGTCCTCCGTCACCATCGTTTTGCACTACATCACCGCAGGTCTATTTGTCCTCATGGTACTTTATAGTCTTGGTGAACTTCGGGACCATTTCCAGAGAGGGCTTCCCCCGATTACCATCATGCCCCCTTATTTTCCCATTTACGGCCGGTACCTCATCATGGCCATCATGGCAGGGAGTACTATCATGGCAAGAAAACAATTATTGCAATTCAGTAAGACTTCACACCTCCCCCGGTTCTTTATCCTTAGCATACACCTCATGGTGCTTTGGACACTCAGCAGCGAACTTATTCACTGGATGGATCTGGCCGGGTATGACGCAAACTATAAGCTGGCACTCAGCATCCTGTGGGGCTGCTATGCTTTGTTCCTCATCATAATAGGCATGAAGCAAAACCGCAAGTACCTGCGCATAAGTGCGTTTACATTGTTTGGGGTCACACTATTCAAGGTATTTGTCTATGACCTGGAAAGCCTCAATACCGTTTCGCGCACCATCGTATTCGTGAGCTTGGGAGTCCTGCTCCTTATCAGCTCCTTCCTGTATAATAAATACAAAGACCTGCTACTTGGTGAGGAGGAGACAGAGCCCCTGAACAACCCGGCAGAGCCTATTCCTTCAGAAAATCGACTAAAGGACCTATAA
- the alr gene encoding alanine racemase: MNRIVRHSSRIELSQAAIKANFGFIRKKVGEGPVISSVVKANAYGHGIETFVPMAEKAGVRHFSTASAHEAEEVLHSRTKKSDIMIMGILYGEDLSWAIENGIEFYVFDFERLEAALKVAKELNTPAKVHLEAETGTNRTGMLEAEFNKCLTLVKKNKDHLHCYGICSHLGGAESLSNQFKIDQQKQRFKEFLKLGKAKGITPKYRHLACSAAALAMPDTVYDMVRVGVAQYGFWPSPDIYFMHLQDVDKGKDNPMRRVISWKTDVMAIKHVKKGEFIGYGTSYQALRDMEVAVIPLGYCNGYARGLSNRGHVLIKGKKAPIVGLVNMNLFMVDITHIKGVEPGEEVVLIGRQGNNSITVSSFSDTSNLLNNEMISRLPAAIPRYPVR; this comes from the coding sequence ATGAACAGAATAGTAAGGCACTCCAGCCGAATAGAATTAAGTCAGGCCGCAATAAAGGCCAATTTTGGTTTTATCCGTAAAAAGGTAGGGGAAGGGCCGGTTATATCATCTGTTGTTAAAGCCAATGCTTACGGTCATGGGATAGAAACATTCGTACCCATGGCCGAAAAAGCCGGGGTTAGACACTTCAGCACCGCTTCCGCGCATGAAGCCGAAGAGGTACTGCACTCCCGAACCAAAAAATCCGATATCATGATCATGGGTATTCTATACGGAGAAGACCTCTCCTGGGCCATAGAGAATGGTATCGAGTTTTACGTATTTGATTTTGAACGGCTGGAGGCAGCACTAAAAGTGGCTAAAGAACTCAATACCCCGGCAAAAGTGCATCTGGAAGCAGAGACAGGCACCAATCGTACGGGTATGCTCGAGGCAGAGTTTAACAAGTGCCTTACCTTGGTCAAAAAGAATAAAGATCACCTGCATTGCTACGGCATATGCAGTCACCTCGGCGGGGCGGAAAGCCTTTCTAACCAGTTTAAGATCGACCAGCAAAAGCAGCGCTTTAAAGAGTTTCTGAAACTCGGTAAAGCCAAAGGCATCACTCCCAAATACCGGCACCTTGCATGCAGTGCAGCGGCACTCGCTATGCCCGATACAGTGTATGACATGGTACGGGTTGGCGTCGCCCAGTATGGTTTCTGGCCCAGTCCGGACATATATTTCATGCACCTGCAGGATGTAGACAAAGGAAAGGATAATCCTATGCGCAGGGTAATTTCCTGGAAAACAGACGTGATGGCAATCAAACACGTGAAAAAGGGCGAGTTTATCGGATATGGCACCAGCTACCAGGCCCTCCGCGATATGGAGGTGGCCGTGATTCCCCTCGGGTACTGCAATGGCTACGCACGTGGACTATCTAACCGCGGCCATGTACTTATTAAAGGCAAAAAAGCACCCATCGTAGGCCTCGTGAACATGAACCTTTTTATGGTCGATATCACCCATATCAAAGGAGTGGAGCCAGGCGAGGAAGTTGTCCTTATCGGTCGCCAGGGAAATAACTCCATCACAGTAAGCAGCTTTTCCGATACCTCTAATCTTCTGAATAATGAAATGATAAGCCGCCTTCCCGCCGCCATTCCCCGCTATCCGGTTAGGTAA